The Kluyvera intermedia genome window below encodes:
- the purE gene encoding 5-(carboxyamino)imidazole ribonucleotide mutase translates to MSSRNNPVRIAIVMGSKSDWATMQFTAEILDILNVPHHVEVVSAHRTPDKLFSFAEEAESNGYQVIIAGAGGAAHLPGMIAAKTLVPVLGVPVQSAALSGVDSLYSIVQMPRGIPVGTLAIGKAGAANAALLAAQILAQHDTELHQRLQEWRRVQTDEVLENPDPRGAA, encoded by the coding sequence ATGTCTTCGCGCAATAATCCGGTACGTATCGCCATCGTGATGGGGTCCAAAAGCGACTGGGCTACCATGCAGTTCACCGCAGAAATCCTCGATATTCTGAACGTTCCTCACCATGTTGAAGTGGTTTCCGCCCACCGCACCCCCGATAAACTGTTTAGCTTCGCCGAAGAAGCAGAGAGTAACGGTTATCAGGTGATTATTGCCGGTGCCGGTGGTGCTGCGCATTTACCCGGAATGATTGCAGCCAAAACTCTGGTGCCCGTGCTGGGTGTACCGGTACAAAGCGCAGCGTTAAGCGGCGTCGATAGCCTTTACTCCATCGTCCAGATGCCGCGTGGTATTCCGGTTGGCACGCTGGCAATTGGTAAAGCGGGCGCAGCCAACGCCGCCCTGCTCGCCGCACAGATCCTGGCGCAGCACGACACTGAACTGCACCAGCGCCTGCAAGAGTGGCGTCGCGTACAAACGGATGAAGTGCTGGAGAATCCAGACCCACGAGGTGCGGCATGA
- the purK gene encoding 5-(carboxyamino)imidazole ribonucleotide synthase, which produces MKQVCVLGNGQLGRMLRQAGEPLGIAVWPVGLEADPAAVPFQQSVITAEIERWPETALTRELAEHKAFVNRDVFPIIADRLTQKQLFDKLNLATAPWQLLASAEEWPAVFDRLGELAIVKRRTGGYDGRGQWRLRKDETAQLPDDCYGECIVEQGINFSGEVSLVGARAHDGSTVFYPLTHNLHQDGILRMSVAFPQADAGQQAQAEAMLSAIMQELNYVGVMAMECFVTPAGLLINELAPRVHNSGHWTQNGASISQFELHLRAITDLPLPPPVVNNPSVMINLIGTELNYNWLKLPLVHLHWYDKEVRDGRKVGHLNLNDSDTGRLSATLEALVPLLSTEYASGIAWAQARLK; this is translated from the coding sequence ATGAAGCAGGTCTGCGTATTGGGTAATGGTCAGCTAGGCCGAATGTTACGCCAGGCCGGTGAACCACTGGGTATTGCCGTCTGGCCTGTTGGCCTGGAAGCCGACCCGGCTGCGGTGCCGTTCCAGCAAAGCGTGATTACCGCCGAGATTGAACGCTGGCCGGAAACCGCATTAACCCGCGAGTTAGCGGAGCATAAGGCGTTCGTTAACCGTGACGTCTTCCCGATTATTGCCGACCGTCTGACGCAAAAACAGCTGTTCGATAAGCTCAACCTCGCGACCGCACCGTGGCAGTTGCTGGCGAGCGCCGAAGAGTGGCCTGCGGTCTTTGACCGTCTGGGTGAGCTGGCTATCGTCAAGCGCCGTACTGGCGGCTACGATGGTCGCGGCCAGTGGCGTCTGCGCAAAGACGAAACGGCACAGTTACCGGACGACTGCTACGGCGAGTGTATTGTCGAGCAAGGGATTAACTTCTCTGGCGAAGTCTCGCTGGTCGGCGCACGTGCCCACGATGGCAGCACCGTATTCTATCCGCTGACCCACAACCTGCATCAGGACGGGATTCTGCGCATGAGCGTGGCTTTCCCACAGGCTGATGCCGGGCAGCAAGCGCAGGCAGAAGCGATGCTTTCGGCGATTATGCAGGAGCTGAATTATGTTGGCGTGATGGCGATGGAGTGCTTTGTCACCCCAGCCGGACTGCTGATTAACGAACTGGCACCGCGCGTTCATAACAGCGGTCACTGGACGCAAAACGGAGCGTCAATCAGTCAGTTCGAGCTACATCTGCGCGCGATTACCGACCTGCCGCTGCCACCACCGGTGGTGAATAACCCTTCAGTGATGATTAACCTGATTGGCACCGAGCTGAACTACAATTGGCTAAAACTGCCACTGGTGCACCTACACTGGTACGACAAAGAGGTTCGTGACGGTCGTAAAGTCGGTCACCTGAATCTCAATGACAGCGATACCGGCCGTCTCAGCGCCACGCTGGAAGCGCTGGTTCCTCTCTTGTCTACCGAGTACGCCAGCGGTATTGCCTGGGCGCAAGCGCGTCTGAAATAG
- the mnmH gene encoding tRNA 2-selenouridine(34) synthase MnmH: protein MNNGTDYCAILRAETPIIDVRAPVEFAQGAMPAAVNLPLMNDEERAAVGTCYKREGADAALALGHKLVAGETRQKRIDAWLAACKEAPQGYLCCARGGQRSHITQSWIKEHGIDYPLIVGGYKALRQAAIQATEMLVRHPIVLIGGCTGNGKTPLVREQSQGIDLEGLAHHRGSSFGRTLTPQFSQATFENHLATALLKGAHQQDQVRWVLEDEGHMIGANHLPECLRDRMAQSPIAVVEDPFELRIERLREEYFTRMHHDFIAAYGEELGWQEYSEYLHHGLFAIRRRLGLQRFAELTATLDNALAQQQCSGSTEAHFAWLVPLLNEYYDPMYCYQLEKKADKIVFRGTSEAVVEWLAGNQL, encoded by the coding sequence ATGAATAATGGGACGGATTACTGCGCGATTCTGCGTGCAGAAACGCCCATCATTGACGTTCGCGCCCCCGTCGAATTTGCGCAAGGCGCGATGCCTGCCGCCGTCAATCTCCCGCTGATGAACGACGAAGAACGTGCCGCCGTCGGTACCTGCTACAAACGCGAAGGGGCAGACGCGGCGCTGGCGTTGGGGCATAAATTGGTTGCCGGCGAGACGCGTCAAAAACGCATTGATGCCTGGCTTGCCGCCTGCAAAGAGGCGCCGCAGGGCTATCTGTGTTGCGCGCGCGGCGGACAGCGCTCGCATATTACGCAGAGCTGGATCAAAGAACACGGTATTGATTACCCGCTGATCGTCGGCGGCTACAAGGCGCTGCGTCAGGCGGCGATCCAGGCCACCGAGATGCTGGTGCGCCATCCGATCGTGTTGATCGGCGGCTGCACTGGCAACGGCAAAACACCGCTGGTGCGCGAACAATCACAGGGGATCGACCTCGAAGGGCTCGCCCACCACCGCGGATCGTCGTTTGGTCGTACGCTGACGCCACAGTTTTCTCAGGCGACCTTTGAAAATCATCTGGCGACTGCGCTGCTGAAAGGCGCGCATCAGCAGGATCAGGTTCGCTGGGTGCTGGAAGATGAAGGCCATATGATCGGCGCTAACCATCTGCCGGAATGCCTGCGCGATCGGATGGCACAGTCACCGATCGCCGTCGTCGAAGATCCGTTTGAGCTGCGCATTGAACGCCTGCGAGAAGAGTATTTCACCCGCATGCATCACGATTTCATCGCCGCCTATGGTGAAGAGCTGGGCTGGCAGGAATACAGCGAGTATCTGCATCATGGGCTGTTTGCGATTCGCCGCCGTTTGGGGCTACAGCGCTTTGCGGAACTGACCGCCACGCTCGATAACGCGCTAGCTCAGCAACAATGCAGCGGCTCTACCGAAGCGCATTTTGCCTGGCTGGTGCCATTATTAAACGAATATTACGATCCGATGTACTGTTATCAGTTAGAGAAGAAAGCGGACAAGATTGTGTTTCGCGGGACGTCAGAAGCCGTGGTCGAGTGGCTGGCAGGCAATCAATTGTAG
- a CDS encoding porin, which yields MTIKMKALALSIGAAVALTSFASQAEITLLKQDPQAGNPLSRLNFTVGGSIRPQFQNMNGNDGKNGYKRNGFDGGTRFRFAADYYLFDDISWVSYYELGVNIPAVFDWDNHYAKGANDTTRRMLYTGLKSDTWGTLTFGQQNSIYYDVVGVKTDIWDYDMIGQASGNGINGDYDGSYRTRKSLKYKKTVGDVDLYASYLFSDDLNLNNGLLYKRKGGGSLGVDYHITDDLTWGTAWNYTRADMNTTHNNDSKTYDQNIVGTALSWTPDNWTFSVGGGWYQNFMTTKKASVNDYFAGDAWGVEYFAGYKIPVGQYALKSVQPYFMGDRIEYVNGRNYQRIDNGVGISFQLDYGFRVDYEHVFTSSTDDLGDMNLVRLRYDF from the coding sequence ATGACTATAAAAATGAAAGCACTGGCGTTATCGATCGGTGCTGCAGTGGCTTTGACGTCTTTCGCATCCCAGGCTGAAATCACCCTGCTTAAGCAGGATCCTCAGGCTGGTAACCCATTAAGCCGTCTGAACTTCACCGTGGGCGGCAGTATTCGTCCGCAGTTCCAGAACATGAACGGTAATGACGGTAAAAACGGTTACAAGCGTAACGGTTTTGACGGCGGCACCCGTTTCCGTTTCGCAGCAGATTACTACCTGTTCGATGATATTAGCTGGGTCAGCTACTACGAGCTGGGTGTGAACATTCCTGCGGTATTCGACTGGGATAACCACTACGCTAAAGGCGCCAACGACACGACTCGTCGTATGCTTTACACCGGCCTGAAGAGTGATACCTGGGGTACGCTGACCTTCGGTCAACAAAACAGCATCTACTACGATGTTGTGGGTGTGAAAACCGATATCTGGGACTATGACATGATTGGTCAGGCTTCAGGTAACGGCATCAACGGCGACTACGATGGTTCTTATCGTACCCGTAAATCTCTGAAATATAAGAAAACCGTGGGCGATGTTGATCTCTACGCTTCTTACTTGTTCAGCGATGACCTAAACCTGAATAACGGCCTGCTTTACAAACGTAAAGGCGGCGGTTCACTGGGTGTGGATTACCATATCACCGACGACCTGACCTGGGGTACCGCATGGAACTACACCCGTGCTGATATGAACACCACCCACAACAACGACAGCAAAACCTACGATCAAAACATCGTCGGTACCGCATTGAGCTGGACGCCAGACAACTGGACCTTCTCTGTTGGCGGCGGCTGGTATCAGAACTTCATGACCACCAAGAAAGCGTCTGTTAATGACTATTTCGCGGGCGATGCATGGGGTGTGGAATACTTCGCGGGCTACAAAATCCCGGTTGGCCAGTATGCGCTTAAATCTGTTCAGCCATACTTCATGGGTGACCGTATTGAATACGTGAATGGTCGCAACTACCAGCGCATCGACAATGGCGTGGGTATCAGCTTCCAGCTGGATTATGGTTTCCGTGTTGATTACGAACACGTCTTTACCTCCAGCACCGACGACCTGGGTGATATGAACCTGGTCCGTCTGCGTTACGATTTCTAA
- the ybbP gene encoding putative ABC transporter permease subunit YbbP: MILRWFWREWRSPSLLIVWLALSLAVACVLALGSISDRMDKGLNQQSREYMAGDRALRSSREVPHAWLEKARALGLTVGEQINFSTMTWAGDTPQLADVNAVDDSYPLYGELQTLPANVKPQAGTVLMAPRLMALLNLKTGDNIDVGDATLRIAGEVIQEPDSGFNPFQMAPRLMMNLADVAKTGAVQPGSRVSWSYKFAGTPPQLASYEGWLLPQLKPEHRWLSPDKDEGALGKSLQRSQQFLLLSALLTLLLAVAAVAVAMGHYCRSRYDLVAVLKTLGAGRAQLRKLIIGQWVLLLALSALAGGAMGLLFESILLMLLKPVLPAALPAASAWPWLWAVGSMTVISMLVGLRPYRLLLATQPLRVLRQDMVANVWPLKIYLPLVSAVTVALLAWLMGASPLLWSVLAGAVVLAVLCGLVGWLLLKVLKRLTLRALPLRLAVNRLLRQPWSTLSQLAAFSLSFMLLALLLVLRGDLLDRWQQQLPPESPNYFLINIAPEQVREVKTFLADHQVIPAAFYPIVRARLTQINNQSTEGNKDESLNRELNLTWQNQRPEHNPLVAGSWPPKAGEVSIEEGLAQRLNIGLGDSVTFTGDTQDFSAKVSSIRKVDWESLRPNFFFIFPDGALDGQPQSWLTSFRWDRDTTLLTQLNREFPTVSLLDIGAILKQVGQVLSQVSRALEVMVVLVTACGVLLLLAQVQVGMRQRHQELVVYRTLGAGKPLLRATLLAEFALLGAISGLVAAIGAETALAMLQSKVFDFPWSPDWRLWVALPLCGALLLSLCGVGLGLRLLKGRALFRQFAS; the protein is encoded by the coding sequence ATGATTTTACGCTGGTTCTGGCGCGAATGGCGCTCGCCATCGCTGCTGATTGTCTGGCTGGCGTTAAGCCTGGCGGTGGCCTGCGTGCTGGCGCTGGGCAGCATCAGTGACCGTATGGACAAAGGGCTTAATCAACAAAGTCGTGAATATATGGCGGGCGATCGGGCGCTGCGCAGTTCACGTGAAGTCCCGCATGCGTGGCTGGAGAAAGCGCGTGCGCTGGGGCTGACGGTCGGCGAACAGATTAACTTCTCGACCATGACCTGGGCGGGCGATACCCCACAACTGGCGGATGTCAATGCCGTGGACGATAGCTACCCGTTGTACGGTGAACTACAAACGTTACCTGCCAACGTGAAGCCGCAGGCGGGTACGGTGCTGATGGCGCCACGTCTGATGGCGCTGCTGAATTTGAAAACTGGCGATAACATTGACGTCGGTGACGCCACGTTACGGATTGCTGGAGAGGTCATACAGGAGCCGGACAGCGGCTTTAACCCCTTCCAAATGGCTCCGCGCTTGATGATGAACCTGGCAGATGTGGCGAAAACCGGTGCGGTACAGCCTGGTAGCCGGGTGAGCTGGAGCTACAAGTTCGCGGGAACGCCGCCGCAGTTGGCGAGCTATGAAGGCTGGCTGTTGCCGCAGCTTAAGCCCGAACACCGCTGGCTGAGTCCGGACAAGGACGAGGGGGCATTGGGCAAATCGCTGCAACGTTCCCAGCAGTTTTTATTGTTGTCCGCCTTGTTAACCCTGCTTTTAGCCGTGGCGGCAGTCGCGGTGGCAATGGGGCATTATTGCCGCAGTCGTTACGATCTGGTGGCGGTCCTGAAAACGCTGGGGGCTGGACGCGCGCAGCTGCGCAAACTGATTATCGGCCAGTGGGTGCTGCTGCTGGCGCTGTCGGCGCTGGCGGGGGGAGCGATGGGGCTGCTTTTTGAGTCCATTCTGCTGATGCTGTTAAAGCCGGTATTACCGGCAGCGCTTCCTGCCGCCAGCGCCTGGCCGTGGCTGTGGGCGGTGGGGTCAATGACGGTGATCTCGATGCTGGTGGGGCTGCGTCCGTACCGCTTACTGCTGGCAACGCAGCCTTTACGCGTACTGCGCCAGGATATGGTCGCCAACGTCTGGCCGCTGAAAATTTATCTGCCGCTGGTGAGTGCGGTGACGGTGGCATTGCTGGCGTGGCTGATGGGCGCAAGCCCGCTTCTGTGGTCGGTATTGGCCGGGGCGGTGGTTCTGGCGGTACTGTGTGGCCTGGTGGGGTGGCTGCTGCTGAAGGTATTAAAACGCCTGACGCTGCGCGCGTTGCCCCTGCGTCTGGCGGTCAACCGGTTGCTCCGTCAGCCGTGGTCAACGTTGAGCCAACTGGCGGCCTTCTCGCTGTCGTTTATGCTACTGGCGCTACTGCTGGTGCTGAGAGGCGATCTCCTGGATCGCTGGCAGCAGCAGCTTCCGCCGGAAAGCCCGAACTATTTCCTTATCAACATTGCACCTGAGCAGGTGCGTGAGGTGAAAACCTTCCTCGCCGATCATCAGGTGATCCCGGCGGCGTTCTATCCGATCGTCCGCGCTCGTCTGACGCAGATTAATAACCAGAGTACTGAAGGCAATAAAGACGAATCGCTCAACCGTGAGCTAAACCTCACCTGGCAAAACCAGCGCCCTGAACATAATCCACTGGTGGCGGGCAGTTGGCCGCCGAAAGCGGGGGAGGTGTCGATTGAGGAAGGGCTGGCGCAGCGGCTTAATATTGGTCTCGGCGATAGCGTAACCTTTACCGGTGACACCCAGGACTTTAGCGCGAAGGTGAGCAGTATTCGGAAAGTGGATTGGGAGAGCCTACGGCCGAATTTCTTCTTTATCTTCCCGGACGGCGCGCTGGACGGTCAGCCGCAGAGTTGGCTGACCAGTTTCCGCTGGGATCGCGATACTACGCTTCTGACCCAGCTTAACCGCGAGTTTCCAACGGTGAGTCTGTTGGATATCGGGGCTATTTTGAAACAGGTAGGGCAGGTGCTGTCGCAGGTCAGTCGGGCGCTGGAAGTGATGGTGGTTCTTGTCACTGCCTGTGGCGTGTTGCTGCTGCTTGCTCAGGTGCAGGTTGGCATGCGTCAGCGCCATCAGGAACTGGTGGTTTATCGTACGCTCGGTGCTGGCAAGCCATTGCTGCGTGCCACGTTGCTGGCGGAGTTTGCGCTATTGGGCGCGATTTCCGGGCTGGTGGCGGCAATCGGCGCTGAAACCGCGTTAGCGATGCTACAAAGCAAAGTGTTCGATTTCCCATGGTCGCCGGACTGGCGTTTGTGGGTGGCATTGCCGCTGTGCGGGGCATTACTGCTGTCGCTTTGCGGAGTAGGCCTGGGGCTGCGACTCCTGAAAGGCCGTGCGTTGTTCCGTCAGTTCGCCAGTTAG
- the ybbA gene encoding putative ABC transporter ATP-binding protein YbbA: MPAENVLEVHHLKKSVGQGEHELSILTGVNLIVKPAQTLALIGESGSGKSTLLAILAGLDDGSSGEVKLLGHPLTNMDEEARARLRAQHIGFVFQSFMLIPTLNAQENVELPALLRGESDGQSRQGAKALLEQLGLGKRLHHLPAQLSGGEQQRVALARAFNGRPDLLFADEPTGNLDRQTGDKIADLLFSMNREHGTTLILVTHDAQLAARCDRRLRLVDGQLQEEA, translated from the coding sequence ATGCCAGCGGAAAACGTACTTGAAGTTCATCATCTTAAGAAATCCGTCGGTCAGGGGGAGCATGAGCTTTCCATCCTTACCGGAGTTAACCTGATTGTCAAACCGGCGCAAACCCTTGCTTTAATTGGCGAGTCGGGTTCCGGTAAGTCGACGTTGCTGGCAATTCTCGCGGGGCTGGACGATGGGAGCAGCGGCGAGGTGAAACTGTTGGGCCATCCGCTGACTAACATGGACGAAGAGGCACGTGCGCGTTTGCGAGCCCAACATATTGGTTTTGTCTTTCAATCCTTTATGTTGATTCCGACGCTGAATGCGCAGGAGAACGTTGAGCTGCCCGCATTGCTCAGAGGTGAGAGCGACGGTCAGAGTCGCCAGGGGGCGAAAGCGCTGCTCGAACAGCTGGGGCTGGGCAAGCGTCTGCACCATCTTCCGGCGCAACTTTCCGGCGGCGAACAGCAGCGCGTGGCGCTGGCGCGCGCCTTTAACGGTCGCCCAGACCTGTTATTTGCCGATGAGCCGACCGGCAATCTTGACCGTCAGACCGGCGACAAAATCGCCGACCTGCTGTTTTCTATGAATCGCGAACATGGCACTACGCTTATCCTCGTCACCCACGATGCACAACTGGCTGCACGCTGCGACCGCCGTCTACGTCTGGTTGATGGACAGCTCCAGGAGGAAGCATGA
- the tesA gene encoding multifunctional acyl-CoA thioesterase I/protease I/lysophospholipase L1, which produces MMNFKYVFRWHLPVLFVILLSFRAAAADTLLVLGDSLSAGYRMAGNTAWPVLLNDKWQPKITVVNASISGDTAQQGLARLPVLLKQHQPRWVLVELGGNDGLRGFPPQQIEQTLRTILQQLKAADVQPLLMQIRLPANYGRRYNEAFSAVYPKLASEFTVPLLPFFMEEVYLKPQWMQDDGIHPNRDAQPFIADWMATRLAPLVNHDAGK; this is translated from the coding sequence ATGATGAACTTCAAGTACGTTTTCCGCTGGCATTTGCCTGTCCTGTTTGTAATTTTGTTAAGCTTTCGCGCCGCGGCGGCGGACACGTTGTTAGTGCTGGGCGACAGCCTTAGCGCCGGCTATCGCATGGCGGGCAACACCGCCTGGCCCGTCTTACTGAACGATAAATGGCAGCCAAAAATCACCGTCGTCAACGCCAGTATCAGTGGCGACACCGCCCAACAGGGGCTGGCTCGCCTGCCGGTACTTCTCAAGCAACACCAGCCACGCTGGGTGTTAGTTGAGCTTGGCGGCAACGACGGCCTGCGCGGTTTTCCACCGCAGCAGATCGAGCAAACACTGCGCACTATTTTGCAACAGCTTAAAGCCGCCGACGTTCAACCGTTATTAATGCAAATTCGTCTGCCCGCAAACTATGGACGCCGCTATAATGAGGCCTTTAGCGCCGTGTATCCGAAGCTTGCCAGCGAGTTCACCGTGCCACTGCTGCCCTTCTTTATGGAAGAGGTCTATCTCAAGCCGCAGTGGATGCAGGATGATGGCATCCATCCCAACCGTGACGCCCAGCCGTTTATTGCTGACTGGATGGCGACACGTCTGGCTCCATTAGTTAATCACGACGCCGGAAAGTAA
- a CDS encoding SDR family oxidoreductase produces the protein MQKSVLITGCSSGIGLESALELKRQGFHVLAACRKPDDVKRMDGMGLTGILLDLDSPESVDNAAEQVIALTHNRLYGLFNNAGYGVYGPLESISRAQMVQQFSANFFGVHQLTMRLLPAMVPHGEGRIVMTSSVMGLISTPGRGAYAASKYALEAWSDALRMELRHSGVKVSLIEPGPIRTRFTDNVNQTSDKAVENPGIAARFTLGPDAVVEKVRHAFISDKPKLRYPVTLVTHAVGWLKRLLPGRLMDKILQG, from the coding sequence ATGCAAAAATCGGTCTTAATTACAGGATGTTCCAGCGGGATTGGCCTTGAAAGCGCGCTTGAGTTAAAACGCCAGGGGTTTCACGTGCTGGCCGCCTGCCGCAAACCCGATGATGTTAAACGCATGGACGGCATGGGGCTGACGGGGATTTTACTTGATCTCGACAGCCCGGAGAGCGTTGATAACGCCGCCGAGCAGGTTATTGCCCTGACCCATAATCGCCTGTACGGCCTGTTCAATAACGCCGGATATGGCGTCTATGGTCCGCTGGAGAGCATCAGCCGCGCGCAAATGGTGCAGCAGTTTTCCGCCAACTTTTTTGGCGTCCACCAGCTGACCATGCGCCTGCTGCCTGCCATGGTGCCGCACGGTGAAGGTCGGATTGTGATGACTTCATCGGTGATGGGGTTGATTTCGACGCCGGGCCGGGGCGCTTACGCAGCCAGTAAATACGCGCTGGAAGCGTGGTCTGACGCCCTGCGTATGGAATTGCGCCACTCAGGTGTGAAAGTCAGCCTGATTGAGCCTGGCCCTATTCGCACCCGCTTTACCGACAATGTGAATCAAACCAGCGATAAAGCGGTTGAGAACCCCGGTATCGCCGCACGTTTTACCCTTGGGCCGGATGCGGTAGTGGAAAAAGTGCGCCACGCGTTTATTAGCGATAAGCCTAAACTGCGCTACCCGGTGACATTAGTCACCCATGCCGTTGGCTGGCTCAAACGTCTGCTGCCGGGTCGGTTGATGGACAAAATTCTGCAGGGCTAG